In Rutidosis leptorrhynchoides isolate AG116_Rl617_1_P2 chromosome 2, CSIRO_AGI_Rlap_v1, whole genome shotgun sequence, one genomic interval encodes:
- the LOC139889571 gene encoding uncharacterized protein — MAGREVREYTNLSDPKDKKSGKGKDRIDEEDITFQRMVAKMQEVAGERGGYLHGRGALDSDDLLYLKEQMEAEEDAERLLRRTEKRAFAAFKKAASIADSSPAVIPLPLRVEPKAKTGIRQQDLLKKLVEVKPKRHKVSTEPVPSKSNVPVDTADENRPLNLNKADNEGVKVTNPITSLLAAYESSEDDED; from the exons ATGGCCGGAAGAGAAGTCCGGGAATACACAAATCTTTCTGATCCAAAGG ATAAAAAATCAGGAAAGGGGAAAGATAGAATTGATGAAGAAGATATAACTTTTCAACGAATGGTTGCGAAG ATGCAAGAGGTAGCAGGTGAACGTGGTGGCTACCTTCATGGACGAGGCG CCTTGGATAGTGATGATCTGCTCTATCTCAAAGAGCAGATGGAAGCAGAAGAGGACGCAGAACGGTTATTACGTCGCACTGAAAAACGAGCTTTTGCTGCATTTAAA AAAGCTGCAAGTATTGCTGATTCATCACCAGCTGTGATTCCATTGCCGCTTCGTGTTGAGCCAAAAGCAAAGACTGGAATAAG ACAACAAGATTTACTGAAAAAGTTAGTGGAAGTCAAACCAAAGCGACATAAGGTTTCAACTGAGCCTGTTCCATCTAAAAGTAATGTGCCGGTTGATACAGCAGATGAAAATCGGCCATTGAATCTGAACAAAGCAGATAATGAAGGTGTAAAAGTGACCAACCCCATTACAAGCCTGCTTGCAGCATATGAGagttcagaagatgatgaagattga
- the LOC139892885 gene encoding ycf20-like protein has product MACGIQILGLKYCSFSKIVNEIDETSSRPIAKENCDSVFQRKDKHSLFTSLLPFRCESFPRRQHSWKMAFALNTGGLPNNGDQESINGDTPSGLGQTRLGRLVTAGSRQLLAKLNSARKNFPMKVFLLLLGFYTANALATILGQTGDWDVLVAGVVVAAIEGIGMLMYKKSKSVSSSSNSSSKRFESLIVMVNYWKAGVCLGLFVDAFKLGS; this is encoded by the exons ATGGCTTGTGGAATTCAAATCTTAGGGCTGAAGTATTGTTCATTCTCTAAAATTGTGAATGAAATTGATGAAACATCTTCACGTCCCATTGCTAAGGAAAATTGTGATTCAGTGTTTCAAAGGAAAGATAAGCATAGCTTATTCACAAGCTTATTGCCATTCCGTTGCGAAAG TTTCCCGCGACGACAACATAGTTGGAAAATGGCTTTTGCTTTAAACACCGGTGGTTTACCAAACAATGGTGACCAAGAAAGCATCAATGGCGACACACCCTCTGGGCTGGGTCAAACAAGATTGGGCCGCCTAGTAACCGCAGGGTCAAGACAGCTACTAGCCAAGCTAAACTCAGCTAGAAAGAACTTCCCCATGAAGGTATTTCTTCTACTCCTCGGTTTCTATACCGCAAACGCACTAGCCACCATCCTCGGTCAAACGGGGGACTGGGACGTTTTAGTGGCGGGTGTCGTGGTGGCCGCTATTGAAGGGATAGGTATGCTTATGTATAAGAAGTCGAAATCTGTATCTAGTAGTAGCAATAGCAGTAGCAAGAGATTCGAGTCACTGATAGTGATGGTAAACTATTGGAAAGCTGGTGTTTGTTTGGGTCTGTTTGTAGATGCTTTTAAGTTAGGCAGTTAA